A region of Vigna radiata var. radiata cultivar VC1973A chromosome 6, Vradiata_ver6, whole genome shotgun sequence DNA encodes the following proteins:
- the LOC106764307 gene encoding protein ELF4-LIKE 1-like, which translates to MDETAETTKPDWVNNSPTFAGERTDDFGDEDEDGECDGDDEAWNMLTRSFRQAQTVLDENRALIDEVNSNHESKIPDNMVKNVSLMTQIHGNISKVRSIYSDLSVNFCNIVRQRRVAAVNHRNRDGDEAENPEDDSTEHVLEKSEMVELMDSGMYRTSSTRRYEEALRNCEAGKGKGERTRIEHVCRVSP; encoded by the exons ATGGACGAAACCGCCGAGACTACAAAGCCTGATTGGGTCAACAACAGCCCGACGTTTGCCGGAGAGAGAACCGATGACTTCGGCGACGAGGATGAGGACGGGGAATGCGACGGCGATGACGAGGCTTGGAACATGCTCACTCGGAGCTTCCGGCAAGCGCAGACGGTGCTGGACGAAAACCGTGCGTTGATCGACGAAGTGAACAGCAACCATGAGTCGAAGATTCCTGACAACATGGTGAAGAATGTTAGCCTCATGACTCAGATCCACGGTAACATCTCCAAGGTTCGCTCTATCTACTCCGATTTATCTGTGAATTTCTGCAACATTGTTCGACAGCGCCGCGTCGCCGCCGTGAACCACCGCAATCGCGATGGGGATGAGGCGGAGAACCCGGAGGATGATTCAACGGAGCACGTGTTGGAGAAATCGGA GATGGTTGAATTGATGGATTCAGGAATGTATAGGACTTCATCCACCCGCAGATATGAG GAGGCCCTGCGGAACTGTGAAGCAGGGAAGGGGAAAGGGGAAAGGACAAGGATTGAACATGTATGTCGTGTTTCACCATGA